From Panicum hallii strain FIL2 chromosome 2, PHallii_v3.1, whole genome shotgun sequence, a single genomic window includes:
- the LOC112882480 gene encoding probable folate-biopterin transporter 6: MLDLDEDAAMDADHLVGEEPGLPSQQRAWAAAVMEPVRWVRMLCRELGATFVAGVVLVYGLSQGFAGSFFRVASDYYWKDVQQVQPATVQFLSVFFYVPWVLKPLWGVMTDVFPVHGYRRRPYFLFSGILGTVSATIVAMATGLPVSSAVLCLVGISTAVAIADVTIDACIAKNSIDKPALAPDMQSLCAFSSSLGALIGYATSGMFVHHLGAQGALGVMAIPPATVVFLGFFIYEMKTYQHSVKEKVLNKVSGAVKGMVRTIKYPVVWKPSLYMFLSLALSISTHEGQFYWYTNKTPPNPGFSQEFVGLVHAIGAVASMVGVFIYHKWLKDYPFRSILFYAQLLYGVSGLLDLTFVLRWNLALGVPDASFVTLEECVSRVVGRVRLMPMMVLSTKLCPPGVEGTFFALLMCIDSLGMLAAKAGGATVLRALHVTRTDFGHLWLAVLLRNVLRLATLGAIFLVPTADQTDVLVPRELVASSPAAVADDEEERLQLAMLTSHTDEV, from the exons ATGCTGGACCTGGACGAGGACGCCGCCATGGACGCGGACCACCTCGTCGGCGAGGAGCCGGGGTTGCCGTCGCAGCAGCGGGCCTGGGCGGCCGCCGTGATGGAGCCGGTGCGGTGGGTGCGGATGCTGTGCCGGGAGCTGGGCGCGACGTTCGTGGCCGGGGTGGTGCTGGTGTACGGCCTCAGCCAGGGCTTCGCCGGCTCCTTCTTCCGGGTGGCGTCGGACTACTATTGGAAGGACGTGCAGCAGGTGCAGCCGGCCACCGTGCAGTTCCTCTCCGTCTTCTTCTACGTGCCGTGGGTGCTCAAGCCGCTCTGGGGGGTCATGACCGACGTCTTCCCCGTCCACGggtaccgccgccgcccgtacTTCCTCTTCTCAG GAATACTTGGAACAGTCTCAGCTACTATTGTTGCAATGGCTACCGGACTCCCAGTGAGTTCTGCTGTGCTTTGCTTGGTGGGAATCTCAACAGCAGTCGCCATTGCCGATGTAACGATAGATGCTTGCATCGCAAAGAACAGTATTGATAAGCCGGCATTGGCTCCAGACATGCAGAGTCTTTGTGCATTCTCATCATCTCTAGGTGCACTTATTGGGTATGCCACAAGTGGCATGTTTGTCCACCATCTTGGGGCACAG GGTGCATTAGGTGTGATGGCTATACCTCCAGCCACAGTGGTTTTCCTTGGATTTTTTATATATGAGATGAAAACGTATCAACATAGTGTTAAAGAGAAG GTTTTAAACAAGGTTAGTGGGGCAGTGAAGGGAATGGTTCGGACTATAAAGTATCCAGTAGTGTGGAAACCATCTCTTTACATGTTCCTATCTCTGGCTCTGAGTATCAGCACCCATGAGGGGCAGTTCTACTGGTACACTAACAAGACACCACCAAATCCTGGATTTTCACAG GAGTTCGTAGGGCTGGTCCACGCCATCGGCGCGGTGGCGTCCATGGTGGGCGTGTTCATCTACCACAAGTGGCTCAAGGACTACCCGTTCCGGAGCATCCTCTTCTACGCCCAGCTGCTCTACGGCGTCTCCGGGCTCCTGGACCTCACCTTCGTGCTCCGCTGGAACCTGGCGCTCGGCGTGCCCGACGCCTCCTTCGTGACCCTGGAGGAGTGTGTCTCCCGCGTGGTGGGCCGTGTCCGGCTGATGCCGATGATGGTGCTGAGCACCAAGCTGTGCCCGCCCGGCGTGGAGGGCACCTTCTTCGCGCTGCTCATGTGCATCGACAGCCTCGGCATGCTGGCGGCcaaggccggcggcgccaccgtgCTACGCGCGCTGCACGTGACCAGGACCGACTTCGGCCACCTCTGGCTCGCCGTGCTGCTCAGGAACGTGCTCAGGCTCGCCACGCTGGGGGCCATCTTCCTCGTGCCCACGGCTGACCAGACCGACGTGCTCGTGCCGCGCGAGCTCGTggcgagctcgccggcggccgTGGCCGATGACGAGGAGGAGAGGCTCCAGCTCGCGATGCTCACTTCCCACACTGACGAGGTATGA
- the LOC112882380 gene encoding aspartyl protease family protein At5g10770-like produces MAWGACIAALPLLLLLLLAAAAGGNGGVHCLEQGSRSRSRRALQGRHKHHLRSRAVGGATVLELRHHSFSSAPSKSREEEADAFLSSDAARVASLQWRIENYRLIGSAAAASKAQVPVSSGAKLRTLNYVATVGLGGGEATVIVDTASELTWVQCKPCDSCHDQQEPLFDPSSSPSYAAVPCNSSSCDALQVATGMSGSPACGGADRPACSYTLSYRDGSYSRGVLARDKLSLAGEAVDGFVFGCGTSNQGAPFGGTSGLMGLGRSQLSLVSQTADQFGGVFSYCLPLKESDSSGSLVLGDDSSVYRNSTPIVYTSMVSDPLQGPFYFLNLTGITVGGQEVESPGFSSGKVIVDSGTVITSLAPSIYNAVKAEILSQFAEYPQAPAFSILDTCFDMTGFKEVQVPSLKLVFDGGVEVEVDSSGVLYFVSSDSSQVCLAMAALRSEYETSIIGNYQQKNLRVIFDTSASQVGFAQETCGYI; encoded by the exons ATGGCATGGGGAGCTTGCATTGCTGCTCTGcccctgctgcttcttcttcttcttgctgcCGCAGCAGGTGGCAATGGCGGCGTGCATTGCCTGGAGCAggggagccggagccggagcagGAGAGCCTTGCAGGGGAGGCACAAGCACCACCTGAGGTCAA GAGCGGTGGGTGGCGCCACGGTGCTCGAGCTGAGGCACCACAGCTTCAGCTCGGCGCCGAGCAAAAgcagggaggaggaggccgaCGCCTTCCTGTCCTCCGACGCCGCGCGCGTAGCGTCGCTGCAATGGCGCATCGAGAACTACAGGCTGATCGGGTCGGCGGCGGCTGCGTCCAAGGCGCAGGTGCCCGTCAGCTCGGGCGCGAAGCTCCGGACGCTCAACTACGTGGCCACCGTCGggctgggcggcggcgaggccacGGTGATCGTGGACACGGCCAGCGAGCTGACCTGGGTGCAGTGCAAGCCGTGCGACTCGTGCCACGACCAGCAGGAGCCCCTCTTCGACCCGTCCTCGTCGCCGTCCTACGCCGCGGTGCCGTGCAACTCGTCCTCCTGCGACGCGCTGCAGGTGGCCACGGGCATGTCGGGTTCtccggcgtgcggcggcgccgACCGGCCCGCCTGCAGCTACACGCTCAGCTACCGCGACGGCTCCTACTCCCGCGGCGTCCTGGCGCGCGACAAGCTGAGCCTGGCCGGGGAGGCCGTCGACGGCTTCGTGTTCGGCTGCGGCACCAGCAACCAGGGCGCGCCGTTCGGCGGCACCTCCGGCCTCATGGGCCTCGGCCGGAGCCAGCTCTCGCTCGTCTCCCAAACCGCGGACCAATTCGGCGGCGTCTTCTCGTACTGCCTGCCGCTCAAGGAGTCCGACTCGTCGGGCTCGCTGGTGCTCGGCGACGACTCGTCGGTGTACCGGAACTCGACTCCGATCGTGTACACCTCGATGGTGTCCGACCCTCTGCAGGGGCCATTCTACTTCCTCAACCTCACCGGGATCACGGTCGGCGGTCAGGAGGTGGAGTCCCCAGGCTTCTCGTCGGGCAAGGTGATCGTCGACTCCGGGACCGTGATCACCAGCCTCGCGCCGTCTATCTACAACGCCGTCAAGGCCGAGATCCTGAGCCAGTTCGCCGAGTACCCGCAGGCGCCGGCGTTCTCCATCCTCGACACCTGCTTCGACATGACGGGGTTCAAGGAGGTGCAGGTACCCAGCCTGAAGCTCGTGTtcgacggcggcgtggaggtggaggtggactCGAGCGGCGTGCTCTACTTCGTCAGCAGCGACTCCTCTCAGGTGTGCCTGGCCATGGCCGCCCTGAGGTCCGAGTACGAGACCTCCATCATCGGCAACTACCAGCAGAAAAACCTGAGGGTCATCTTCGACACCTCGGCGTCGCAGGTTGGGTTCGCACAGGAGACCTGTGGGTACATTTGA
- the LOC112882799 gene encoding probable monogalactosyldiacylglycerol synthase 1, chloroplastic isoform X1 — MPAPTAEPALPAAFLCVPSPLLSAPLPGAAVSASPAPCHHHASFLPRPRGGPRALSAAVSAPGPASSAASRLHRMWGEFARFVRLHGNQIAPLGFASLGLGFGGGEGGGGNAGGAGGGGGGGDVDGVGEVGEAAARAEPPKKVLILMSDTGGGHRASAEAIKAAFIQEFGDDYQVFVTDLWTDHTPWPFNQLPRSYSFLVKHGPLWKMTYYGTAPRVVHQPHFAATSTFIAREVAKGLMKYQPDVIISVHPLMQHVPLRILRSKGLLDKIPFTTVITDLSTCHPTWYADFNVRMNQHHFFSFLPKCDIHSYKEIVILLLSLRFHKLVTRCYCPSTEVEKRALKAGLKPSQIKVYGLPVRPSFVKPVRPKDELRRELGMDEDLPAVLLMGGGEGMGPIEATAKALGDTLYDEILGEPTGQILVICGRNKKLANRLQSINWKVPVQVKGFVTKMEECMGACDCIITKAGPGTIAEAMIRGLPIILNDYIAGQEAGNVPYVVENGCGKFSKSPKQIAKIVADWFGPKSDEFRVMSQNCLKLARPDAVFKIVHDLHELVRQKCFVPQYACAT, encoded by the exons ATGCCCGCGCCGACCGCCGAGCCGGCGCTCCCGGCCGCCTTCCTCTGCGTCCCGTCCCCGCTCCTCTCCGCGCCCctccccggcgccgccgtctCCGCCTCCCCCGCGCCCTGCCACCACCATGCCTCCTtcctcccgcgcccgcgcggcgGGCCCCGCGCGCTCTCCGCCGCCGTGTCCGCCCCGGGCCCTGCGTCCTCCGCCGCGTCTCGCCTCCACCGGATGTGGGGCGAGTTCGCGCGGTTCGTGCGCCTGCACGGGAACCAAATCGCGCCGCTCGGGTTCGCGTCGCTCGGGCTGGGCTTCGGCGGGGGCGAGGGCGGAGGTGGTAACGccggcggtgcgggaggaggagggggcggagggGATGTGGATGGGGTGGGCGAGGTGGGGGAGGCAGCGGCGCGGGCCGAGCCCCCCAAGAAGGTGCTGATCCTGATGAGCGACACGGGCGGCGGGCACCGAGCGTCCGCCGAGGCCATCAAGGCCGCCTTCATCCAGGAGTTCGGCGACGACTACCAG GTATTTGTCACTGATTTGTGGACCGACCACACTCCGTGGCCCTTCAACCAACTGCCTAGGAGCTACAGTTTTTTGGTGAAACATGGACCCTTGTGGAAGATGACATACTATGGTACTGCACCGCGTGTAGTTCATCAGCCACATTTTGCTGCAACATCCACATTCATAGCAAG AGAGGTTGCAAAAGGTCTAATGAAGTACCAACCAGATGTAATTATCAGTGTACATCCTTTAATGCAACATGTGCCCCTCCGAATTCTAAGATCCAAAGGTCTCTTGGATAAGATCCCATTCACTACTGTTATCACAGATCTCAGCACTTGTCACCCAACATGGTATGCTGACTTCAATGTTCGCATGAATCAACATCATTTTTTTAGTTTCTTACCAAAATGTGACATACACTCTTACAAAGAAATAGTTATTCTATTGTTGTCCCTTAGGTTCCATAAGCTTGTCACTAGATGTTACTGTCCATCAACTGAGGTGGAAAAGAGAGCACTAAAAGCGGGACTGAAGCCCTCACAGATTAAAGTATATGGCCTCCCTGTCCGGCCCTCTTTTGTCAAACCTGTTCGACCAAAG GATGAACTGCGAAGAGAGTTAGGCATGGATGAAGATCTGCCTGCTGTTCTGTTAATGGGTGGGGGTGAAGGGATGGGTCCTATTGAGGCCACTGCTAAAGCGCTTGGTGATACTTTGTATGATGAAATCCTAGGCGAACCCACTGGTCAGATACTTGTGATTTGCGGGCGTAATAAGAAGCTGGCTAATCGATTGCAGTCAATAAATTGGAAAGTTCCAGTTCAG GTGAAAGGTTTTGTTACAAAAATGGAAGAATGTATGGGTGCTTGTGATTGTATCATTACGAAG GCAGGGCCTGGTACAATTGCAGAGGCGATGATTCGTGGATTACCAATTATTCTAAATGATTATATTGCTGGGCAG GAAGCTGGCAATGTTCCGTACGTTGTTGAAAATGGATGCGGGAAGTTCTCGAAATCTCCAAAACAGATTGCAAAGATAGTAGCTGACTGGTTTGGCCCAAAGTCAGATGAATTCAGAGTTATGTCCCAAAATTGCCTCAAACTAGCTCGACCGGATGCGGTGTTCAAAATCGTCCATGACCTGCACGAGCTGGTCAGGCAAAAATGTTTTGTACCCCAGTACGCATGTGCAACATAG
- the LOC112882799 gene encoding probable monogalactosyldiacylglycerol synthase 1, chloroplastic isoform X2 has protein sequence MPAPTAEPALPAAFLCVPSPLLSAPLPGAAVSASPAPCHHHASFLPRPRGGPRALSAAVSAPGPASSAASRLHRMWGEFARFVRLHGNQIAPLGFASLGLGFGGGEGGGGNAGGAGGGGGGGDVDGVGEVGEAAARAEPPKKVLILMSDTGGGHRASAEAIKAAFIQEFGDDYQVFVTDLWTDHTPWPFNQLPRSYSFLVKHGPLWKMTYYGTAPRVVHQPHFAATSTFIAREVAKGLMKYQPDVIISVHPLMQHVPLRILRSKGLLDKIPFTTVITDLSTCHPTWFHKLVTRCYCPSTEVEKRALKAGLKPSQIKVYGLPVRPSFVKPVRPKDELRRELGMDEDLPAVLLMGGGEGMGPIEATAKALGDTLYDEILGEPTGQILVICGRNKKLANRLQSINWKVPVQVKGFVTKMEECMGACDCIITKAGPGTIAEAMIRGLPIILNDYIAGQEAGNVPYVVENGCGKFSKSPKQIAKIVADWFGPKSDEFRVMSQNCLKLARPDAVFKIVHDLHELVRQKCFVPQYACAT, from the exons ATGCCCGCGCCGACCGCCGAGCCGGCGCTCCCGGCCGCCTTCCTCTGCGTCCCGTCCCCGCTCCTCTCCGCGCCCctccccggcgccgccgtctCCGCCTCCCCCGCGCCCTGCCACCACCATGCCTCCTtcctcccgcgcccgcgcggcgGGCCCCGCGCGCTCTCCGCCGCCGTGTCCGCCCCGGGCCCTGCGTCCTCCGCCGCGTCTCGCCTCCACCGGATGTGGGGCGAGTTCGCGCGGTTCGTGCGCCTGCACGGGAACCAAATCGCGCCGCTCGGGTTCGCGTCGCTCGGGCTGGGCTTCGGCGGGGGCGAGGGCGGAGGTGGTAACGccggcggtgcgggaggaggagggggcggagggGATGTGGATGGGGTGGGCGAGGTGGGGGAGGCAGCGGCGCGGGCCGAGCCCCCCAAGAAGGTGCTGATCCTGATGAGCGACACGGGCGGCGGGCACCGAGCGTCCGCCGAGGCCATCAAGGCCGCCTTCATCCAGGAGTTCGGCGACGACTACCAG GTATTTGTCACTGATTTGTGGACCGACCACACTCCGTGGCCCTTCAACCAACTGCCTAGGAGCTACAGTTTTTTGGTGAAACATGGACCCTTGTGGAAGATGACATACTATGGTACTGCACCGCGTGTAGTTCATCAGCCACATTTTGCTGCAACATCCACATTCATAGCAAG AGAGGTTGCAAAAGGTCTAATGAAGTACCAACCAGATGTAATTATCAGTGTACATCCTTTAATGCAACATGTGCCCCTCCGAATTCTAAGATCCAAAGGTCTCTTGGATAAGATCCCATTCACTACTGTTATCACAGATCTCAGCACTTGTCACCCAACATG GTTCCATAAGCTTGTCACTAGATGTTACTGTCCATCAACTGAGGTGGAAAAGAGAGCACTAAAAGCGGGACTGAAGCCCTCACAGATTAAAGTATATGGCCTCCCTGTCCGGCCCTCTTTTGTCAAACCTGTTCGACCAAAG GATGAACTGCGAAGAGAGTTAGGCATGGATGAAGATCTGCCTGCTGTTCTGTTAATGGGTGGGGGTGAAGGGATGGGTCCTATTGAGGCCACTGCTAAAGCGCTTGGTGATACTTTGTATGATGAAATCCTAGGCGAACCCACTGGTCAGATACTTGTGATTTGCGGGCGTAATAAGAAGCTGGCTAATCGATTGCAGTCAATAAATTGGAAAGTTCCAGTTCAG GTGAAAGGTTTTGTTACAAAAATGGAAGAATGTATGGGTGCTTGTGATTGTATCATTACGAAG GCAGGGCCTGGTACAATTGCAGAGGCGATGATTCGTGGATTACCAATTATTCTAAATGATTATATTGCTGGGCAG GAAGCTGGCAATGTTCCGTACGTTGTTGAAAATGGATGCGGGAAGTTCTCGAAATCTCCAAAACAGATTGCAAAGATAGTAGCTGACTGGTTTGGCCCAAAGTCAGATGAATTCAGAGTTATGTCCCAAAATTGCCTCAAACTAGCTCGACCGGATGCGGTGTTCAAAATCGTCCATGACCTGCACGAGCTGGTCAGGCAAAAATGTTTTGTACCCCAGTACGCATGTGCAACATAG